A stretch of the Nothobranchius furzeri strain GRZ-AD chromosome 5, NfurGRZ-RIMD1, whole genome shotgun sequence genome encodes the following:
- the LOC139069929 gene encoding uncharacterized protein: MYIVNITGFFFSILNVGLFGSPGIGKKIEELGKRKTTQDVRLWKQSVVNHFYWSASSSSSGQEAVAKWTSVANHIQNVHSHDNALFPSCLHAPLDGEQARQWLKPSTASCEKLTAVLLAPRFVKDIEKISPVYHTSTLEAFHSLFIRFTPKSQVFSFKGMLSRLQIAAMHYNENAARSHAATATGELRYAVVYPKYKRGDYTVRALKTNPTSLYVHKLMDLLFDSVVVDPLPYQEYSDKIPVPEPLCAQFQRPDKRDAVSRHRSRF, from the exons atgtatatagtgaatattacaggattttttttttctattttaaatgtgggtctatttggctctccaggaattggtaagaaaatcgaagagctggggaagagaaagacgacccaggatgtgagactgtggaagcaaagtgtggtgaaccacTTCTACTGGTCAGCATCCAGTTCCTCCTCAGGACAGGAGGCAGTAGCAAAGTGGACTTCAGTTGCCAACCACATCCAAAATGTGCACAGCCATGACAACGCCCTGTTCCCTAGCTGTCTGCATGCACCTCTGGATGGAGAACAGGCAAGACAGTGGCTCAAACCAA GCACAGCATCATGTGAGAAGCTCACTGCCGTTCTGTTAGCTCCACGGTTTGTGAAGGACATAGAGAAGATAAGCCCTGTGTACCACACATCCACCTTGGAGGCTTTCCACAGTCTCTTCATCAGATTTACTCCAAAAAGTCAGGtcttctccttcaaaggaatgctgTCTAG ATTACAAATTGCTGCAATGCACTATAATGAAAATGCAGCACGCTCACATGCAGCAACAGCAACTGGTGAGCTGAGATATGCTGTAGTGTACCCAAAGTACAAACGTGGAGACTACACAGTGAGAGCCCTGAAGACCAATCCAACCTCAT TATATGTGCACAAGCTTATGGACCTGCTGTTcgactctgtggtggtggatcctcTCCCATATCAGGAGTACTCGGACAAAATTCCGGTTCCAGAACCGCTCTGTgcccagttccaaagaccagataaacgggatgctgtgagcaggcacaggtccaggttttaa